ATGATAGCATCTTCTGTGGATACCAACAAATACGGACTTTCATTATCTTGTGAGAAACCTGTAAAGCAGGTTATGCATAGTAAAAAGATGTACAGTAGTTTCATGATCTTAGTTTTAGATTATTATTATTTGAAGTCAAATCTAATTGTGAACTACGGGAGAAACCGGTGCCTTTTAGTATTCGTTGGGGTTAAACTAGAATTCGTTGAAAATTGCTACCATCCTTAAATGTTTAAGCTTTCAACAGATTTATATACGGTTGCAATACTAATTACCATTGTATCTTAACAAAGTTGGGTTCAACCATTAATATAAAGGCTGAACCCAACTTTGTTGAGATTTTAAAAAAACTAATTCTTATAAAAATCTAGTTCCGCTATGGCAGAAGAGGTATTCGAACCTGTAATTTCATCACTTTCTAATTTTAAATATCTAGTAGAAAAAGCGGTTTTAAACTTATGTGTTCTAGGTGTTGGGTCATTAATTAAATTGCCAAACTCAAAACTTTCTATTTCCTTCCAACTTTTACCGTCAAGACTACTATAAATAGTTCCTTTTTCAAACATTCCAGAATTAAAATCCGTTGGTGGTGTATATTTAAAAGCACTAATTTCAGTTTCTTCTCCTATATCTAGAGAAACAAAATGATTGCCGTAACTATTCTCATCAGCTTGCCAAAACGTTCCTGTATTTTCATCCATTAGCATGTCAACAGTATGTTCTTTTAGTTCACTATCTACATTAAGAATTTTCCAGTTTTCTTTAAGAATACCAAAAGTATAATCTGATACACTCCCCAATTCTTCATTTAAAATGGCTACCGCCTTTATGTTACCATCTGCAAACTGAAATGGTTCTATATATTCTGCAGAATTTATATCGGGGACTTCACCTGTTGTTGTATAGACTATCTTTAATCCCTTATTTAGATTTTCACCTGGATTTTCGCCATTTGGATTCCATTTAAAATCGGCCATTTTTGGAGCGATGTTTACCATGCCTTCCTTGGACCTCTTTATTTCTAAAACAGGGGGTCTTGTCTTATAATAGTGGGCAGAAACATGTTGAATAACCGGTGTAGCTCTAAAATCTAGTATACGTAACCGTAATTTATTCGTTGTTACTTCGGGAAATCTAAGAATTCTTTTGTACCCAATATTTGTGCTTGTCAAAATCTCTGTCCATTGGTTATTTACCCATGCATCCAATGCATGACGGGACACACGTTCACCATGTCTTTTCACATCTTCTTGGATAACGAACCTATTGATCTTGATGTCCTTTGGAAGTTCAAATTCAAGCGTTAATTTATCATCATTTAAAACTAAAAAGGTATCCTCATCTTCATCTAAAACGTTATTATATCCTTTGGCATTTTCTAATAAATTAGTACCATAGGTCTCTTCTATTCTTTGGCCCGTTTCTTTTAAAACTTGTACATCTTGTTCTGAGAATTTTCCTTCTCTATTTGGGGGTATATTCAATAAGAAAATTGAATTACCGCCAACGGACCTTTCGTAGATATCAAAAACATCATCGGTATTTCTAACTTTTTGTTCGTTTTCATTTCTATAAAACCAACCCTCTCTAATAGATGTGTTTGTCTCTGCTGGCTGGTAATGTAGATATTTACCCTCCATAAGCCTATCTATACTTCCAACATCTTCTGCGGTTATATCTGCAAATAAGTTCATTGTCCTTGGATCTTCATTATAGGGCACAACGTTCCACTCCGTATCTCTTGTTCCCCCAGCTTCATTGCCACACCAACGCGTACCTTCCTTTCCAAAAACTACCGCATTTGGAGCAAGCTCATTAATTAACTTCTTCCAATCTCTATAGTTATATTGTTGCCCTCCTTTTCTTTTTGGATGCGCACCATCAAACCAAACCTCATCTATTGGACCATATTCAGTTAACAGTTCAAATAATTGATTCAAAAAATATTCATTGTAGTCATCGACTTCAAATTCAAAAGTATTTTTATTTTCAAACGGTCTATCTTCAACTGGTCTTGGAATAGTTCGTAACGTATACTCGCTTAAATTTCCGTATAAACCTTCCTTATTTTCTATTTGATACAAATCTGCAGGTGACAAATAAACACCTAGTTTTATTCCGTACTTTTTACATGATTGAGACAGTTCTCTTAAAATATCTCCTTCTCCGTTTTGAAAAGGCGAAGACATAACCCCATGTAGAGTATACCTACTTTGCCATAATACAAAACCATCGTGATGCTTTGCCGTAAAAATTACTTTTTTCATCCCAGCATCTTTCATTGCCCTACACCACTGGTCGGTATCTAAATTTTCTAGATTAAAAACCTTAGGATCTTCCATGCCATTTCCCCATTCCAATTCCGTAAACGTATTTGGTCCAAAATGAACAAATGCTATAAATTCATCTCTTAAAGCATTCATTTGATTTTTTGTAGGAATGACATGTGAAGCCTTTAGCAATACCGAATCTTTATTGTCGTCCTCATCTATTTCAATTGTACTATCAGTTTTATACAATATACTAGACTTCGTATTCTCGCCACATGAAAAAACAAGCAAAAGAAGCATGAAAAATTTCAACATTGAGGCAATTGTATTCACTGGCGATTTATTCATAAAAATAGTTTTAGTAGTTAAGTAGCCTTTTAAATTAACTTGAAAAATTTCAAAACAAAATTTTATTTGGAATAAAAAGTACGCTATGATTGCTAAAGGTGTTATTATTTTTACAATAAAAATTTAAAACTATTTTGAGTTATTAGACTTTTGTTATTCATATACTGACTAATATCATGTGCTGCGCTTAGAATGATGTATACATTTAAGTAATTAATAAATGGCAATAGTCATGAGAAAAAATTTGGATAAAACGGAATGTAAAGCATTATTGGCGCAAAACTACATTGGTAGACTGGCTTATGTTTCTGGTGGATACCCACATATTGTACCTATAACCTATTTCTACGATTCGGATACGAATACCATAACCAGTTATTCATCCGAAGGTCACAAGATTCACGAAATGAGGAAAAATAAAGCTGTTTGCCTGTTCATCGATGAAATAGCCTCAATTACAAACTGGAAATCCGTTTTACTACAAGGTACTTTTGAAGAACTTTCAAGTATTGATGCAAAGCATATGCTACATGAATTCTCCGTGGGCGTTAAAAAGGTAATTTCAGATAATTATGGGGAACACCCTAAATACATAAGTGAGTTTTCTGCAAAAATCGATGCCGAGGATACCCCTATTATCTTTCGAATTCATATTAATGAAATTACGGGTAAAATAAGGCAAACCATTAAATAATCATTTACTTATAACATCAAAATAAATGCTCTCATTTTAGTGAGAGCATTTTCTACATTAGTTACTTTAAAGTAGAAATCTGTTTTCAAAACTATTTTTTACTAATTCACGAGCTTTAGATAAAATTTCTTCTACTTTGGTAAGTGAAACTTCCCGAATATCAGCTATTTCTGTTAAAGTAAACCCTTGTTTCGTATAAAGTTGAAAAATAGTCCGCATTGGTAAATCCATTTTATTTAGCACAAACTCCACATGGTTTGATATACGATCTTCTTTCAAAGAAGCATCTAATTTTTCAGCAAGTTCTTTTTCTTCTTCCGTAATAAAAACATGATCGAGTGTATAGTTTTGTTTATTTAGCGAGCTATCGTCCATTTCTTCTAACATGACGAAATCTCCATCGCCATCTCTACTATACTGCTCTTCCATAGCATCCCATTCTGGCTTAGAATAGGTATCTATATTATCAAAAAACACATGATCAAACTCCTCCTCGAGTAAACTATCCTCTAATAATTGATCTACCGTTTTAAAAAGAAAAGTATGTAACTCGTTTGCTCCATTTATCTCATCCATATGCTCATAAACCTCAATGAATAGTTGATCCGTAAAATCATTAGGGTTAAACATACCCTTATTTAACTTTCCATTTGCTACGGCACTATTTAATCGCTTTGACACGTACTTGTAAATATTTGGTAAAACTTTCAACAACTCTGTATTAAATAGCTCCGGATTTTGCTCTTTTTTAAGGGAAACCAATCGAGTATATGTTGTTTTCATTAGTATTCGTATATCCTTTATTACTGCTTCCATAATATTAAAATTAAAGGTTTCTTATACCAATAAAAGTGCACACTAATAGTCTCAATTAAAATGATATATGTCAGTGAGTTACCTAAATATTTCTTATACATTAGTACTACAAATTTATTAACCTTATCATATGATAATTCGATAAAAGTGTATGATCAATGCCGCTGATTTTGGAATTGAAGGACTTACTGAGGAGCAGGTTACTGCCTCTCGAGCAGCACATGGGACAAACACTTTTAATTATAAAAAGGAAAATAGTTTTTTAGATGCCCTAAAAAGCATCGCTAAGGAGCCCATGGTTATATTACTACTTATAGCTTCATCTATCTATTTTATAACTGGTAATTGGGGTGACGGTATTTTCTTAGCTTCTGCCATTGTTCTTGTGGGCTCCATTTCATTATACCAAGATTCTAGAAGTAGAAAAGCTTTAGAGAATCTCGAAAATCTTACCCACCCTAAAAGTAAGGTCATACGCAACGGTGTAGTTGTTGAAATTGATAGTCAAGAAATTGTTGTTGGTGATTATCTAATGGTTGAAGAAGGCACTACCATTTCTGCGGATGGTGTTATAGTTCACTCAAATGATTTTTCTGTAAATGAATCTATTTTAACTGGCGAGTCGCTTTCTGTTTATAAGGATGCCAAAAGCACTGATAATTTAATATTCACAGGAACTACCGTTGCCAGTGGATTGGCAATTGCCCAAATTACTGCTATTGGAAACCTGACCAAACTCGGAAAAATAGGAAAAAGCCTTGAAGATATTACCGAAGAAAAAACGCCTTTAGAATTAAAGATTTTCAACTTCGTAAAATTAATGTCTATTTGGGGAGGCATTATTTTTCTTTTGGTTTGGTGTTTAAACTATATGCGCTCTGGTCTTATACTCGATAGTTTATTAAAAGCACTTACCTTGGCCATGAGTATTCTTCCAGAAGAAATACCCGTAGCATTTACCACATTTATGGCTTTGGGTGCATGGCGATTAATGAAAATGGGAATTGTGGTGAAACAAATGAAAACTGTTGAAACCCTAGGTAGTGCCACTGTTATTTGTACTGATAAAACTGGTACTATTACCCAGAATAAAATGGCATTAGCCAAACTATTTACACTAGAGACCGGTAAAATTGTAAACACTAAAGATATATTAGGAAGCAACGAGAAAGACCTCATTACTACCTCTATGTGGGCAAGTGAACCCATACCTTTTGATCCAATGGAAATTGACATCCATAATTGGTACCGTAAGTTGACTGATATAGATGAGCGCACTTATTTTAAAATGGTTCATGAATATCCACTAGGTGGTAAACCGCCAATGATGACACATGTATTTCAGAATAAACAAGGTAACCAAATCATTGCTGCAAAAGGTGCCCCTGAAGCTATTATAGCGGTATCGAATCTTACTTCTTCTGAAATTGAAATCATTCAAAACACACTTACCGAATTAGGTAAAGATGGGTATAGAATGCTAGCGGTTGGCAACGCGATATTTATAGGAGAAAATTACCCTAGTGAGCAGCAAGATTTTAAATTTGATTTTAAAGGTATTATTGCTTTTTACGACCCTCCAAAAGAAAACATTCCACAAGTTCTTAAAGACTTTGAAAGTGCCGGTATACAAGTAAAATTGGTTACCGGTGATAATGCAAATACGGCAATGGCAATTGCCAAACAAATTAATTTTAAAGGGTACGAAAAATGTATTTCTGGTGATGAGCTTATGCTACTTACAGATGCCGAATTACAAGAGAAAGTAAAACACATTAACGTATTTTCTAGAATGTTCCCAGATGCAAAACTGAGAATTGTAAATGCGTTAAAGAAAAATAA
The genomic region above belongs to Maribacter hydrothermalis and contains:
- a CDS encoding alpha-L-fucosidase, which encodes MNKSPVNTIASMLKFFMLLLLVFSCGENTKSSILYKTDSTIEIDEDDNKDSVLLKASHVIPTKNQMNALRDEFIAFVHFGPNTFTELEWGNGMEDPKVFNLENLDTDQWCRAMKDAGMKKVIFTAKHHDGFVLWQSRYTLHGVMSSPFQNGEGDILRELSQSCKKYGIKLGVYLSPADLYQIENKEGLYGNLSEYTLRTIPRPVEDRPFENKNTFEFEVDDYNEYFLNQLFELLTEYGPIDEVWFDGAHPKRKGGQQYNYRDWKKLINELAPNAVVFGKEGTRWCGNEAGGTRDTEWNVVPYNEDPRTMNLFADITAEDVGSIDRLMEGKYLHYQPAETNTSIREGWFYRNENEQKVRNTDDVFDIYERSVGGNSIFLLNIPPNREGKFSEQDVQVLKETGQRIEETYGTNLLENAKGYNNVLDEDEDTFLVLNDDKLTLEFELPKDIKINRFVIQEDVKRHGERVSRHALDAWVNNQWTEILTSTNIGYKRILRFPEVTTNKLRLRILDFRATPVIQHVSAHYYKTRPPVLEIKRSKEGMVNIAPKMADFKWNPNGENPGENLNKGLKIVYTTTGEVPDINSAEYIEPFQFADGNIKAVAILNEELGSVSDYTFGILKENWKILNVDSELKEHTVDMLMDENTGTFWQADENSYGNHFVSLDIGEETEISAFKYTPPTDFNSGMFEKGTIYSSLDGKSWKEIESFEFGNLINDPTPRTHKFKTAFSTRYLKLESDEITGSNTSSAIAELDFYKN
- a CDS encoding pyridoxamine 5'-phosphate oxidase family protein — its product is MRKNLDKTECKALLAQNYIGRLAYVSGGYPHIVPITYFYDSDTNTITSYSSEGHKIHEMRKNKAVCLFIDEIASITNWKSVLLQGTFEELSSIDAKHMLHEFSVGVKKVISDNYGEHPKYISEFSAKIDAEDTPIIFRIHINEITGKIRQTIK
- a CDS encoding sigma-70 family RNA polymerase sigma factor, with amino-acid sequence MEAVIKDIRILMKTTYTRLVSLKKEQNPELFNTELLKVLPNIYKYVSKRLNSAVANGKLNKGMFNPNDFTDQLFIEVYEHMDEINGANELHTFLFKTVDQLLEDSLLEEEFDHVFFDNIDTYSKPEWDAMEEQYSRDGDGDFVMLEEMDDSSLNKQNYTLDHVFITEEEKELAEKLDASLKEDRISNHVEFVLNKMDLPMRTIFQLYTKQGFTLTEIADIREVSLTKVEEILSKARELVKNSFENRFLL
- a CDS encoding cation-translocating P-type ATPase, yielding MINAADFGIEGLTEEQVTASRAAHGTNTFNYKKENSFLDALKSIAKEPMVILLLIASSIYFITGNWGDGIFLASAIVLVGSISLYQDSRSRKALENLENLTHPKSKVIRNGVVVEIDSQEIVVGDYLMVEEGTTISADGVIVHSNDFSVNESILTGESLSVYKDAKSTDNLIFTGTTVASGLAIAQITAIGNLTKLGKIGKSLEDITEEKTPLELKIFNFVKLMSIWGGIIFLLVWCLNYMRSGLILDSLLKALTLAMSILPEEIPVAFTTFMALGAWRLMKMGIVVKQMKTVETLGSATVICTDKTGTITQNKMALAKLFTLETGKIVNTKDILGSNEKDLITTSMWASEPIPFDPMEIDIHNWYRKLTDIDERTYFKMVHEYPLGGKPPMMTHVFQNKQGNQIIAAKGAPEAIIAVSNLTSSEIEIIQNTLTELGKDGYRMLAVGNAIFIGENYPSEQQDFKFDFKGIIAFYDPPKENIPQVLKDFESAGIQVKLVTGDNANTAMAIAKQINFKGYEKCISGDELMLLTDAELQEKVKHINVFSRMFPDAKLRIVNALKKNNEVVAMTGDGVNDGPALKASHIGIAMGKKGTEIAKQAASLILVDDDLSKMVDAVAMGRKIYTNLKKAIQYIISIHIPIILTVFIPLALRWIYPNIFSPSHVIILELIMGPTCSIIFENEPMEKNLMIKNPRPFSTTFFNYKELTTSVIQGLAITVGALVAYQYSVSVDFSENSTRTMVFMVLIVANIFLTLVNRSFYYSIFTTLKYKNNLVPLIIGLTIILSLVLLYVPVLTRFFEFEALSITQLGTTILIGAFSVLWYEVVKGIKRTKKKMKL